In Leclercia sp. LSNIH1, the genomic stretch ATCGCTCTGGGTCACCACCGCGATGACATTTTACAGACGCTGTTCCTGAACATGTTCTACGGCGGCAAAATGAAGGGTATGCCACCGAAGCTGATGAGCGACGACGGGAAGCACATTGTGATCCGCCCGCTCGCCTACTGCCGCGAAAAGGATATCGAACGTTTTGCCGAGGCCAAAGCCTTCCCGATCATTCCGTGCAACCTGTGCGGCTCACAGCCAAACCTGCAGCGTCAGGTGATTGCCGACATGCTGCGTGACTGGGATAAACGCTATCCTGGCCTAATCGAAACCATGTTCAGCGCAATGCAGAATGTGGTGCCTTCGCACCTCTGCGATATCAACCTGTTTGATTTCAAAGGAATTCAGCACGGTTCTGAAGTGGTAAACGGCGGCGATCTGGCGTTTGACCGCGAAGAGATCCCGATGAAACCGGCGGGCTGGCAGCCTGAAGAGGATGACACCCAGCTTGATGAGATGCGCCTGAACGTTATCGAAGTGAAATGATTTTTAAGCGTCTCAGCATCCACGCTGAGACGCTTCCCGCCCGCTTATTTCAGCAGACGAACCCGGCAGCTTTTGCCTTTAATCTTGCCGTTTTGCAGCTGTTTCCACGCTTTCTGCGCCACAGACTGACGCACCGCCACATACACGTGCGCCGGATGCACCGCGATTTTACCAATGTCTGCCCCGTCCAGCCCGATATCACCGGTCAGCGCCCCCAGTACATCGCCGGGACGCATTTTGGCTTTTTTACCGCCGTCGATACAGAGCGTTGCCATCTCTGCCGCCAGCGGCGTAATGGTGACGTTAGCCGGGGCATCAACCCAGTTCAGTTTGATTTGCAGCATTTCCGCCAGGATGTTGGCACGCTGTGCCTCTTCCGGCGCGCAGAAACTGATCGCCAGGCCGCTGTTACCGGCTCGCGCGGTACGGCCAATACGATGAACATGTACTTCCGGGTCCCAGGCCAGCTCGAAGTTCACCACCAGCTCCAGGGATTTAATGTCCAGGCCGCGGGCGGCGACGTCGGTGGCGACCAGCACGCGGGCACTGCCGTTGGCGAAACGTACCAGGGTCTGGTCACGGTCGCGCTGCTCAAGATCGCCATGCAGCGCCAGGGCGCTCTGTCCCGCCTCGGCCAGCGCATCGCATACCGCCTGGCAATCCTTTTTGGTGTTACAGAACACCACGCAGGAGGCAGGCTGGTGAATGCTGAGCAGTTTTTGCAGCAGCGGGATTTTGCCCCGCTGGGTGGTATCGAAGAACTGCTGCTCAATGGCGGGCAGCGCGTCCACAGAATCAATTTCAATGGCGAGCGGATTTTGCTGCACGCGTCCGCTAATGGCGGCGATCGCCTCCGGCCAGGTAGCGGAGAAGAGCAACGTCTGGCGCGTTGGCGGCGCAAAGCGGGTCACTTCATCAATGGCGTCGCTAAAGCCCATGTCGAGCATCCGGTCGGCTTCATCCAGCACCAGAGTTTGCAGCGCATCAAGCGAGACGGTGCCTTTCTGCAGGTGGTCGAGCAAACGCCCCGGCGTAGCAACAATAATGTGCGGGGCATGCTGCAAAGAGTCACGCTGTGCCCCGAACGGCTGTCCGCCGCAGAGGGTCAAAATTTTGGTGTTTGGCAGAAAACGCGCCAGACGACGTAACTCTCCTGCGACCTGATCCGCCAGCTCGCGCGTCGGGCAAAGTACCAGCGACTGCGTCTGGAACAGCGTGGCGTCAATCTGCTGTAACAGCCCAAGACCGAAGGCAGCCGTTTTACCGCTGCCGGTTTTGGCCTGTACACGGACGTCGCGTCCTTCCAGGATCGCTGGCAGCGCGGCAGCCTGTACAGGGGTCATGGTCAGATAACCCAACTCGTTCAGGTTATCGAGTTGGGCGGCAGGCAGTACGTTCAGCGTTGAAAAAGCAGTCACAGTTATTCTCGCGGTAAAAGACTCACAGTCAGCAGGCGCGTATCCTCGCAGATCTCCGCCTCTGATGCGACATTTTAATCGGCACTTCGTCCGGTGGTGGATCCGGCATCGGTTGTGGGCGTGGAATCGGATCGGGAACCGGCACCGGATCAGTAGGCACCGGGTCCGATTGCCGCAGGGGTTGCAGCAGCAGTGATAAAAGCATGGCCATATAACCCTCCAGAAGAACGCGTTTGTCTCTTTTAGGTTAGTCGCTGCTGAGTTGCAGGCAAAAAAAAGCCGACTTATTTAAGTCGGCGTCGTACGAATCAATTTTGCTATGCAGTAATTCAAAAAAGGAAGTAAGACAATATGGAGCGCAACGCCCATCGCTTGACGTTGCATTCACCTGCGGAAGAGATATTGCACCTTATGGGTAAATCGTTTTTTGACTTCGCTCAATTAAAATAGCGTTTTAAGAAATTCATGGCGTCGAAAAAATGTAAATTTACAACCATTTACTGCGATGCAACCACCATGCAACACCACCAATCAAAACGACTAACATGATGCAAAACAGTGAGAAGCCGAAGCGGAAATCGCCGCCGGGGATCCCCCCCAGGTTGACGCCAAACAGGCCTGTCAGGAAGGTGCTGGGAAGAAAGACCATCGCCATCAACGACATGGTGTAGGTTCTGCGCGAGAGCGACTCCTGCATCACCTGCGAAATTTCATCGGTCATGACTGCCGTTCGTGCGATACAGGCGTCAATTTCATCCAGCCCGCGCCCCAGTCGCTCGGCGATATCCTGCATTCTGCGACGGTGATCGTCACTCATCCAGGGAAACCGTTCGCTCGCCAGCCGGGCATAGACATCCCGCTGAGGCGCCATATAGCGGCGCATAACAATCAGCTGCTTTCTTAATAACGCCAGAAAACCGCGGGGGGGGATTTGCTGGTCGATGAGATTATCTTCCAGATCGATAATCTTATCGTGCAGCTCTTCGATAAACTCGCTGGCATGATCGGTCAGCGCGTCGCAGACGTCCACCAGCCAGCCTCCACAATCTTGCGGACCGGTGCCCTCTTTTAAATCGCCGACGACATCATCCAGCGCCAGCACTTTGCGCTGCCGGGTCGAGACAATAAGCCGCTCGTCCATATAGAGGCGCATCGCCACCAGCTGGTCCGGGCGCTCATCGGTGCTGCCGTTAATGCAGCGCAGCGTAATCAGTGTCCCCTCGCCCATGCGGGTGACGCGAGGCCGCAGGCTCTCCCCGGCCAGCGCGTCGCGCACGTTATTGGGTAACAACGGCGTAGAGGCCAGCCAGTTGGCGCTCTCCGGGTGGGTATAGTTCAGATGTAGCCAGCAGGGATGCTGCTGATCGATAGTATCGTCGTCGGTGAGCGGCCGCGCCCCGCCTTTTCCATCCAGTAACCACGCAAATACTGCGTCAGGAACGTTAACTTCCGATCCTTTTATGCCTTCCACAGCGCCTCCGCCAGTAGCCTTTCTTTGCTGTCAGTCTAGCCACCCTGCCAGCTTAAGCAATATTTTCTCCCGGCATCGCGCTGAATTTATTCATAAAAGAGATTAATCCGGTTCCCTGGACACGATGAGAAAGCCTGGCGAACCAGGCTTATTATCAGGCTCGTACGGGTAAGGCTCCACCCTCGTACAGGGGCGCCGTGGATGCCGCTTCCAGACGGAAGTTACGGGTACGGGTTTGCAGTTCAACAACCTGATTTTTCAGCACGGCTGATGAACCCGACAGCTCTTCAACCATCACCACGTTACTCTGGGTCACCTGCTCCAGGTCGCTCAACGCCTGGGTGATCTGGACGATGCCCTTTTCCTGCTCGTCGGTAGAGGTGGAGATCTCATCCATCAGTTTGCTGACCTGCCCGGAGCCGCTGACGATGTCGTGCATGTTTTTCTCAGCCTCCGCTACCACCATCGCCCCCTGACTGACGTTGCTGCTGGTGATGTCAATGAGTGACTTGATATTTTTAGCCGCTTCGGCGCTGCGATGCGCCAGGCTACGAACCTCACCCGCCACGACGGAGAAGCCTTTACCATGATCCCCCGCGCGGGCGGCTTCAACCGCGGCATTCAGCGCCAGAATGTTGGTCTGGAAGGCGATACCATCAATCAGCGTGATGATCTCCGTCATCTGCTGGGCACACTCAGTAATGGAGTGCATGTTGTTGGCAACCTGCCCCATCAGCGCGCCACCTTTTTTTGCCTGAAGCGTGGCGGCACTGGCCTTTTCATTGGCCAGTCGGGTGTTATCTGCCGTATTTTTAGTGGTGGCGGCCATCTGTTCCATGCTGGCGGAGGTCTGAATCAGGGACGCCGACTGTAGCTCGGTTTTAGCGGCCAGCGCCGTGCTGCGGGCGGCGAGCTGTTCCGACAGGGTCATTGCGGTATGGGAAGAAGAGCGGATCTCCCGCACCAGCGTAGCGAGATTGCTGGACAACGTATTGATTCCTGGGATCAACCGGCCTGCACAGTTATTACCAAATTCAGGGATGCTCACCCCCAGGTTGCCCGAGATAACCTCTTCGATGCTCCTTTTCACGGTGTTGATTGGCACAACCAGATATTGCGTCATGTAAACCCACAGAAAAACCCACGCGACGAGAAATAAAGAGTTTAGCAAAATTAACAAAGATGTTTGCGGTGCTAAAAATATAACCAGGCCATCAATAACGATAAACACAACTAGCAGATAACTCAGAATAAAAGTCCTCACACTTATATTTCTAAGCATAATAGATCCTACAGCGGTATTTTCAGAAGGTAATCACTATATAGCATTCAGTTTTTATTTTTTCACTCTGATTTCGCAGAGGCAAAGTTTTAATATTTAACATTTTATAATTTGCGTTAGGGAGAAACATAATTTCACAAACACTCCTGTAAACAAATACGCTTTCAAAATCAGCCTGCTCTTATGACCATTAGCGCTACAAATGGTTGGTATCGCTATTTAAACCTTTATACTTAAGCCACAAATCAGTTTCGACAGAGAATATTTAGCTATGCTTAAATAACGTAGCGTGAATAACAAAAATTGTATTAATGCTTTTAACAGCAGCGATCTGATAGTGAATTAAACAGTTGGTTTCACGTGACAGCGGCGAATGAAAATTTACCAGTTGGTAAATTTAATACGAAATTCATACGGATATCACAAAAAAATCCTGTCCGATCGGATGAACTAGAGTATGTTTCAGAGAAGCCCACGCGTACCGCTCCGTCGTGGTCCTCAGGTATTTGAAGTGCCAATAAATGAGACTGACCTATGTCGCCTTCAGGGTTTGATGCACTGGACATGCTTAGAACGCCCGTATGGTTGGTATCCCCGGTAACGGAGGATGTGCTGTTCGCCAATACGGCAGCCAAAATGCTCATGCAGAATGCGACGCTGGATGTCATGCGTAAAGGCGTTTGCTCGGCCCATGCGCAGGCGACGCTTGCGATGTATGTTCCCGATTTAAAGGCACGTCAGGAGATCGTCGAAGTCTGGAGCGTGCGGGTCGATGACCAGCCAACCAGCCTTACCTGTCACCTCTCGTTGGCCGTTTTTGACACGATCGGTGAGGTGATTGTCTTCGAAGGCGTCGCCCGACAGCCGGTAACGGGACTTAAAGCCACTCGCTCAGGCACCTATCAGCGCAAGAAACAGGGCTTCTACGCCCGCTTTTTCCAGACCAACAGCGCCCCGATGCTGTTAATCGACCCTGCCCGCGACGGCCTGATTGTGGATGCGAATCTCGCAGCCCTCAATTTTTATGGCTACAGCCACGAAGAGATGTGCAGCAAGCACACCTGGGAGATCAACACGCTGGGACGCAATATTATGCCGGTGATGATGGAGATCGCGCGCCTGCCCGGCGGCCATAAACCGCTCAACTTTATCCATCGCCTTGCCGACGGAACGACCCGGCACGTACAAACCTATGCCGGCCCCATTGAGATATACGGCGATAAGCTGATGCTCTGCATCATTCATGATATCACCGAGCAAAAACGGCTTGAGCAGGAGCTGGAACACGCCGCGCTGCGCGACTCGCTTACCGGGCTGCTCAACCGCCGCCAGTTTTATCACCTCACCGATCAAACCTCACCAAACCATCTGCCGGCACAGCAGGAGTTCAGTCTGTTGCTGGTGGATACCGATCATTTTAAGCGTATCAACGATCTGTTTGGGCATCAGAAAGGCGATGAGTTGTTGATTGCCCTCGCGCGGATGCTGGAAAGCGGTAGCCGTAAAGATGATTACGTGTTCCGCTGGGGCGGCGAGGAGTTTGTCCTGCTGCTGCCCCGCACGTCAATGGATGCGGCCATGCAGATCGCAGAGACCCTGCGCACGGCAATCGCCCGCATTGCCATTCCCGGTCTACCCCGCTTTACTGTAAGTATTGGCGTTGCGCGGCATAACCCGGACGAGAGTATCGACGATCTGTTTAAGCGCGTGGACGATGCGCTCTATCGCGCGAAAAATGATGGTCGTAACAAAGTGCTGGCGGCGTAACTGCGCCTGCTGGCGTCCTCTGTTTTTCACTTTATTTTTGAGGAGTGGTGATGATGAGCAAGAAGATCCTGATGCTGGTAGGCGATTACGCGGAAGATTATGAAACCATGGTCCCCTTTCAGGCTTTGCAGATGATTGGCCATCAGGTTGATGCGGTCTGCCCTGATAAAGCTAAAGGCGATTTTATCATGACGGCGATCCATGATTTTGACGGTGCCCAGACCTACAGCGAAAAGCCCGGCCACCGCTTTGTTCTCAATGCCGATTTTACTACGGCGAAAGAGGCAGATTACGATGCCCTGTTAATTCCCGGCGGACGCGCGCCGGAATATTTACGCCTGAATGAGAAGGTACTCGAACTGGTGCGGGCCTTTGACAAGGCAGGTAAGCCGATTGCCGCCGTTTGCCACGGCCCACAGCTGCTGGCTGCCGCTGGCGTTCTTAAAGGACGAACCTGTAGCGCCTACCCGGCCTGCGCGCCAGAGGTCCGCCTCAGCGGTGGCGAGTATGCCGATATTGGCATCGACCAGGCGCACGTCGACGGCAATCTGGTTACCGCGCCCGCCTGGCCTGCCCATCCGCAGTGGCTGGCAAAATTTGCTGAGGTATTGCAGCAGTAAGCGGCTAAAGAGAGCCGTGACAGGCTGGTGGTTTCAGGCCAGCCTGTCGATATAGTTATTAATTGCTGACATCCATTTTTTAGCTCTTTATTTCAGAAGCAGATGTCACCATCGTCACCCACAATGGTCGGTCAACGACGCCTTCGCCACTTATAGTAAGCTGCGGTTTACCCTCGGAAATGTGTTCAACTGCACACGCAATCACTGACCAGGGTGCAGCAGGACCAGGATAGCCCAGGCTAGTGTCCAGATTGTACAAATCCTGTCCTATGTTTACAGGGCTCGACATGGCCATCAGTCCTGTAGCGATAGCCTGATTCCACTTCGCATTAACCCCTACCAGCCAGCCCACTGAAACGTCTTTAGCCTGGATCGGAACCCAATCTAACGCGCGTTCAAGCGCATAATGAAAATCTTCATTACTCATCCCATGCATACGCTCCGGGCGATGTAAGAGAGCTAGCGGCTTCAGGCTATCAGCTTCCTGTGGATGGCTTCTCAGCAATAAACCAACCACAACCTCTGCTGTCCCTTCAATCTCTTCGGGGGCCACCTGCACCGCGACGATCAATAACATCGCCCGGCTATCCATATTACCGTCCAGCCATTCATCCACCACCTCAAGCCCTCTGCCTTCAATATACGTTACTGGTTGCCGGATCTGGCTTGCAGCCCAGCACCGGTGCCAGATTAACTGTATCTGACGTTGAGACAATCGACTGTTGCTCTCCACAAGCACTGTGAGGGGTATATCGGCTGGAACAGATGCGAGCGCGTGACTCATTTCCTCGAGGGTATCACTTAATTCTCTACTCAAAAGCTGTTCTGGCGTCTCGTCATCAATAAGAGCCAGCCGGCTATGACGTTTACCTTCATCACTTTGCCAGGAGGCTTGAGTTCTTAAAGCCTGATTCTTACCCTGCAGAGCCTTCCTTTGCATTTGGCCATCTCTATCGCCATGCTCACGCAGAGCAGTGCGCAGACTGACATCTAAAACAGCCAGGCAACGTCGCCCCCTTTGGATTTGGTGTTGAAGAATTTGTTCACGTACTTCATTACTCCCATCAGCCGTTGCTTGTACTCCTCTATACCAGACGATGCGTACCAACAGCAGGCTCATCCAAATCAGGGCTGGAAATACAAGCGCCGTTTCCCAAAACTCTGCTGCATCAATTACAGA encodes the following:
- the ttcA gene encoding tRNA 2-thiocytidine(32) synthetase TtcA; the encoded protein is MSQNQDITKKEQYNLNKLQKRLRRNVGEAIADYNMIEEGDRIMVCLSGGKDSYTLLEILRNLQQSAPVNFSLVAVNLDQKQPGFPEHILPEYLEKLGVEYKIVEENTYGIVKEKIPEGKTTCSLCSRLRRGILYRTATELGATKIALGHHRDDILQTLFLNMFYGGKMKGMPPKLMSDDGKHIVIRPLAYCREKDIERFAEAKAFPIIPCNLCGSQPNLQRQVIADMLRDWDKRYPGLIETMFSAMQNVVPSHLCDINLFDFKGIQHGSEVVNGGDLAFDREEIPMKPAGWQPEEDDTQLDEMRLNVIEVK
- the dbpA gene encoding ATP-dependent RNA helicase DbpA → MTAFSTLNVLPAAQLDNLNELGYLTMTPVQAAALPAILEGRDVRVQAKTGSGKTAAFGLGLLQQIDATLFQTQSLVLCPTRELADQVAGELRRLARFLPNTKILTLCGGQPFGAQRDSLQHAPHIIVATPGRLLDHLQKGTVSLDALQTLVLDEADRMLDMGFSDAIDEVTRFAPPTRQTLLFSATWPEAIAAISGRVQQNPLAIEIDSVDALPAIEQQFFDTTQRGKIPLLQKLLSIHQPASCVVFCNTKKDCQAVCDALAEAGQSALALHGDLEQRDRDQTLVRFANGSARVLVATDVAARGLDIKSLELVVNFELAWDPEVHVHRIGRTARAGNSGLAISFCAPEEAQRANILAEMLQIKLNWVDAPANVTITPLAAEMATLCIDGGKKAKMRPGDVLGALTGDIGLDGADIGKIAVHPAHVYVAVRQSVAQKAWKQLQNGKIKGKSCRVRLLK
- the ynaL gene encoding proline-rich small protein YnaL; the encoded protein is MLLSLLLQPLRQSDPVPTDPVPVPDPIPRPQPMPDPPPDEVPIKMSHQRRRSARIRAC
- the zntB gene encoding zinc transporter ZntB → MEGIKGSEVNVPDAVFAWLLDGKGGARPLTDDDTIDQQHPCWLHLNYTHPESANWLASTPLLPNNVRDALAGESLRPRVTRMGEGTLITLRCINGSTDERPDQLVAMRLYMDERLIVSTRQRKVLALDDVVGDLKEGTGPQDCGGWLVDVCDALTDHASEFIEELHDKIIDLEDNLIDQQIPPRGFLALLRKQLIVMRRYMAPQRDVYARLASERFPWMSDDHRRRMQDIAERLGRGLDEIDACIARTAVMTDEISQVMQESLSRRTYTMSLMAMVFLPSTFLTGLFGVNLGGIPGGDFRFGFSLFCIMLVVLIGGVAWWLHRSKWL
- a CDS encoding methyl-accepting chemotaxis protein, with the protein product MTQYLVVPINTVKRSIEEVISGNLGVSIPEFGNNCAGRLIPGINTLSSNLATLVREIRSSSHTAMTLSEQLAARSTALAAKTELQSASLIQTSASMEQMAATTKNTADNTRLANEKASAATLQAKKGGALMGQVANNMHSITECAQQMTEIITLIDGIAFQTNILALNAAVEAARAGDHGKGFSVVAGEVRSLAHRSAEAAKNIKSLIDITSSNVSQGAMVVAEAEKNMHDIVSGSGQVSKLMDEISTSTDEQEKGIVQITQALSDLEQVTQSNVVMVEELSGSSAVLKNQVVELQTRTRNFRLEAASTAPLYEGGALPVRA
- a CDS encoding sensor domain-containing diguanylate cyclase, which encodes MSPSGFDALDMLRTPVWLVSPVTEDVLFANTAAKMLMQNATLDVMRKGVCSAHAQATLAMYVPDLKARQEIVEVWSVRVDDQPTSLTCHLSLAVFDTIGEVIVFEGVARQPVTGLKATRSGTYQRKKQGFYARFFQTNSAPMLLIDPARDGLIVDANLAALNFYGYSHEEMCSKHTWEINTLGRNIMPVMMEIARLPGGHKPLNFIHRLADGTTRHVQTYAGPIEIYGDKLMLCIIHDITEQKRLEQELEHAALRDSLTGLLNRRQFYHLTDQTSPNHLPAQQEFSLLLVDTDHFKRINDLFGHQKGDELLIALARMLESGSRKDDYVFRWGGEEFVLLLPRTSMDAAMQIAETLRTAIARIAIPGLPRFTVSIGVARHNPDESIDDLFKRVDDALYRAKNDGRNKVLAA
- a CDS encoding DJ-1/PfpI family protein produces the protein MSKKILMLVGDYAEDYETMVPFQALQMIGHQVDAVCPDKAKGDFIMTAIHDFDGAQTYSEKPGHRFVLNADFTTAKEADYDALLIPGGRAPEYLRLNEKVLELVRAFDKAGKPIAAVCHGPQLLAAAGVLKGRTCSAYPACAPEVRLSGGEYADIGIDQAHVDGNLVTAPAWPAHPQWLAKFAEVLQQ